The sequence ATTGTTCTTCAGTGATTTCCTTTCGCGGCCTCATCCAGAGGGCCGCTGCGTTATTTATTTTCTCCGCCTCATCATCTCCAAATGTACCTAATCTTATTGGGATGGCCACATGGTCAGAATAAGTCGTGATTATTTCCNTAAGCCGATTTGAATCTAGAAACTCGCTTTCACCCTTTCTGAGATGAAGCTCGATAATAGTACCTCGCGTCCTCCTATTCGTGGGACTAACTGAAAATTCCCCCGTCCCTTCAGACACCCATTTCCAGGCTGTCTCNTCCCCAGCCTTCGCACTCGACACCTCAACTCTATCCGCTACCATAAAAGCAGAGTAAAAACCGACCCCAAATTGGCCTATCAAATTTACGTCTTTTGTAGAATCACCAGTAAGCTGTTCGGCAAATGCCGCAGTCCCTGATTTTGCAATAGTCCCAAGATTGGCAACCAGTTCATCATGATCCATCCCTATCCCATTATCGGCGATGACAATTGTCCGTGCCTTTTTTTTAACAGAAATAGTTATATGAAGATCTGGGTCTTCCTCAAGCAACGAAGGCTTAGTGATTGCCGCATAACGTAACCTATCACAGGCATCCGAGGCATTGGAGATTAGCTCTCGGAGAAATATCTCTTTATTACTGTATAGCGAATTCACAACAAGATTCAGGACCTTACCTACCTCGGCTTGAAAGGCGCGAGTTTCGCTCGTTGCCACCGCTTCCTGGTCATGACTTCCACCTTTTACCATTTACTACCCCCTTCTGTTAAGCTTGCTCCTAATCCCTTAAAACCCAGCCATGCCGAGGCACCTTGCTTCCATATGTGATCTCATGACGCTCCGGTCAAGTCCCTGAGAAAAACTTGCCTTCGCTGGCCGGACCGGCCATCTTTGAACCGAGCTATGAAGAATGCAGATAGAACGTAAAATTACGGCCGTCCTGGGCCCTACGAACACTGGCAAAACCCACCTTGCCATAGAACGAATGTTGGGCCATAGAACCGGCATGATTGGCTGCCCATTGCGCCTACTTGCCCGCGAGATTTACGATAAAGTGGCTGCCGTAAAAGGACCAACTAATGTCGCATTAATCACAGGCGAGGAGAAAATAGTACCCAAAAATCCTAGGTTCTATATTTGCACAACAGAATCTATGCCAACCGAGAAATTAGTTGATTTTTTAGCCGTAGATGAAATCCAATTAGCTGCAGATCCGGAACGGGGACACGTTTTTACCGACAGAATGCTGCACGCACGAGGAGTTGAGGAAACCATGTTTCTGGGCTCATTGACAATAGAAAGTATGATTAAAGCCCTCATACCGAGAGCTGAAATAATATCCCGGCCGCGCTTCTCCAAGCTTACCTATTCAGGCGAAAAGAAATTAACTCGGCTACAACCACGAACCGCCATAGTAACTTTTTCAGCATCCGAGTTATACCTGATGGCAGAGAGNATTCGCCGTCTACGGGGCGGGAGTGCCGTAGTTTTAGGCGCCCTTAGTCCCAGAACCCGAAATGCCCAAGTGGAAATGTTTGAAAACGGCGAGGTAGATTATCTAATTGCAACTGATGCCATCGGTATGGGGTTAAATCTTGACGTTCACCACGTTGCCTTTGCACAACTAAAAAAATTTGATGGTCGCCGGCGCCGTTCATTGATAGCAGCGGAAATTTCCCAGATCGCAGGACGTGCCGGACGATATAGTCGGGATGGCACCTTTGGCTCTACGGCCGGAGCAGGGCCTATACCTGACAAGATTGTGTCCGCAGTAGAAGAGCATGAGTTTCCAGAACTAACACATATCTATTGGAGGAACCGCGACCTTAGATTTGAGTCTACAAACCTTTTGCTTGAGTCTCTTGAGGAGAACCCCGCCTCAACCTTGCTCTTAAAACCCCACAATGCTGAAGATACACGTNCCCTCCGCGCTTTAATTGTAGACCCTGCTGTGAAAGCTAGAGCTACCAGCCAGGATTCTATTTCCTTGCTGTGGGAGGTCTGCAGAATTCCTGACTTTCAACAGATTCTTAGTGATGCACATTTTCAGTTGTTAAAAGAAATATTTTTGCATCTTTCGGGACCAACAGCCAGTCTACCAGACGACTGGGTGCAAAAGATGTCTAGGCGTTTAGATCAAACAACTGGCGATATTGAGACCCTGGCAGGAAGAATCGCCCACATCCGAACATGGAACTATATCGCTAATCGACCCGATTGGGTGAGTGATCCTCAAAGTCTACAAAATACAACCCGCCAGATAGAAGACCGACTATCGGACGCCCTTCATGAAAGACTAACCCAGCGGTTCGTTGACAGGAGAACAAGGACAATCGTCACTGGCTATGGTGCTTCTGGGCAGGAATCTGTAACTATAAAACCTGAGGGCAGCTTGAGTGTAGCTAGTGAGACCGTGGGCAGAATTCAGGGCATTAATTTTGTATTGGGCGATAACGGCACTTCCTCACCAACTGGGGTATTAGAAAATACCATCCGGGGGGCCGTGAGCTCTAAATTACGCCAGCAGGTCGATCTACTGTGCCAATCAAATAACCGAGAACTCACTCTGCTCCCAAACTTTACAATAAATTGGGAAGGAGGTGCGGCAGGCCGACTACAAGCCGGCAAGTCCATATTAAAGCCGAAAATAACCTCAATAAGTAATGANATGATTGATAGCCAAACGCGCGATCGCATTCAACAACGTCTTCAAAGTTGGTGGGAACAATACCTTGCCTCGATGTTTAAGCCTTTGTTTCGTATTATGAACCTAGCGTCTTCTGGGCCTTCCCGTGCCATCGCTTTTCGTTTACTAGAAGGCTTGGGGAATACACCTCGCGACGAATGCCAAACTTTAATAAATGCTCTCACACCAGAAGAAAAAGGGTTACTTACCAAGTCGAATGTGCGATTTGGACGATGCAACCTATTCGTCCCAACTATGCTCAAAACCCGAATCATTTCCCTGAGAGATCAACTCTGGCAATTATATTCGGCCACAAAAACACCTCCGCCCAAAGGGGGACGCGTCACTATGAAGGTAGCCCAAGGTGTGAATCCTAACTATTACTATTCGATAGGGTACCAACCTTTGGGGCCTTTGGCCTTACGGGTCGATATATTGGAACGTCTTAGTGCAAAACTACGCCAAAAAGGTCNATCAGGCACTTTTGAGTTGGACCCAGCTTTAATTTCTCTAGTTGGCATACGAAAGGCAGATTTTGAGGAAATNCTAGGCCGACTTGGCTACCAACAAGTTAATATTTCTGAACCAGCGCAATGCTCTAACGAAAAAAATATAACTCCCAACAGAAATAATTCCCCAATCTATAAAAAAAGTTCCACTTATGGAGCCATTTCTAAGAAAAATCGCAAAAACAAACGGAAGAGTGGNACATCCAAAGTCACCCCAAATCCCAACNTTTCTCCCTTCGCTGTGCTGGAAAATCTGAAATTCCCCAAGAAATGACAGNCCTAATATTGAAAAACCCGGATACTCCAGGGNTAAGATTGGATAAGTGGCTATGGTATGCCAGATTCCTAAAATCCCGAACGAGCGCGAGCAAGCTATGTTCCTCGGGAAGCGTTCGCATCAATAGTCAACGAACCCTCAAAGCACACTCTTTGGTGCGTGTAGGAGACGTTTTAACCTTCCCNCAAGGAAACAGGATACGGGTTGTCCGAATAATGCAATTAGGAAAACGCAGGGGGCCCGCCGCAGAGGCAGAAGAGCTCTACAGTGAGCTAGGAAGCACTGAAACCCAGAAAGAATTGATAACAAAACATCCGGGTGGGCGCCCAACCAAAAAAGATAGGAGAGACATAGAGCGTTTTAAGAACTTCAATACCTAGCAAGGACCCGCTCCTCTCCACTATTCGGAGACAAGCGCCCGCCACCCGATGTCTCGTCTGTAAAATCCAGAAGG comes from Rhodospirillaceae bacterium and encodes:
- a CDS encoding RNA-binding protein S4 codes for the protein MTXLILKNPDTPGXRLDKWLWYARFLKSRTSASKLCSSGSVRINSQRTLKAHSLVRVGDVLTFPQGNRIRVVRIMQLGKRRGPAAEAEELYSELGSTETQKELITKHPGGRPTKKDRRDIERFKNFNT
- a CDS encoding disulfide oxidoreductase, yielding MLHARGVEETMFLGSLTIESMIKALIPRAEIISRPRFSKLTYSGEKKLTRLQPRTAIVTFSASELYLMAEXIRRLRGGSAVVLGALSPRTRNAQVEMFENGEVDYLIATDAIGMGLNLDVHHVAFAQLKKFDGRRRRSLIAAEISQIAGRAGRYSRDGTFGSTAGAGPIPDKIVSAVEEHEFPELTHIYWRNRDLRFESTNLLLESLEENPASTLLLKPHNAEDTRXLRALIVDPAVKARATSQDSISLLWEVCRIPDFQQILSDAHFQLLKEIFLHLSGPTASLPDDWVQKMSRRLDQTTGDIETLAGRIAHIRTWNYIANRPDWVSDPQSLQNTTRQIEDRLSDALHERLTQRFVDRRTRTIVTGYGASGQESVTIKPEGSLSVASETVGRIQGINFVLGDNGTSSPTGVLENTIRGAVSSKLRQQVDLLCQSNNRELTLLPNFTINWEGGAAGRLQAGKSILKPKITSISNXMIDSQTRDRIQQRLQSWWEQYLASMFKPLFRIMNLASSGPSRAIAFRLLEGLGNTPRDECQTLINALTPEEKGLLTKSNVRFGRCNLFVPTMLKTRIISLRDQLWQLYSATKTPPPKGGRVTMKVAQGVNPNYYYSIGYQPLGPLALRVDILERLSAKLRQKGXSGTFELDPALISLVGIRKADFEEXLGRLGYQQVNISEPAQCSNEKNITPNRNNSPIYKKSSTYGAISKKNRKNKRKSGTSKVTPNPNXSPFAVLENLKFPKK